The Rhododendron vialii isolate Sample 1 chromosome 6a, ASM3025357v1 genome includes a window with the following:
- the LOC131328563 gene encoding uncharacterized protein LOC131328563, producing MAAALNRFISRSSDKCHVFFQTLKKQSRQSFKWTEDSVSPHAVSSALVRREGLEDQPIYFSSRTLLQAQTRYLPLEKLLLALVTAARKLLPYFQEHPIIVLTEFPLKNLLRKADLSSRVSQWAVELANFDIHFEPRTAIKAQVLVDFIAEFTPGSPDEETLVKPTYGMLEQQEARKAWNLFSGDVWKLHVDGASNSNGAGAGVVFLIVNQVTGDYEARDPRMIKYQATALELIRGFKGFQIEQINRENNAHADALASLASASKAFEYRHISLGEIHQPSFEVSEEVFNISLGPSWMDEIVSFLKDDTLPSDKKEAHRVRSKAANYWISEHGQLYRKNFTGPYLRVVHPTEVPIILTELHSGSCAEPLVTTTEADIRRFVWRNIVTRFGVPYAIVSDNGSQFVGKELTGLCAEFGIRFFNSTPSYPQGNGQAEATNKTVCAGIKRRLDSKRGKWAEELPRVLWAYRSTSRRSTGQTPFAMAFGMEAVIPLKSRFPTLRTETFDSETNNDAVATELILAEEKRDDAQLKLANYQQEVTRGYNRSVRLKKFRTDDWVWRKVVQANQKTKFKPNWEGPYREGLPLKSLIGLNLSQQLSSLLLFSFQNTVLVLTIFYLMESLSYF from the exons atggcagcggctctcaacagGTTTATTAGCCGCTCGTCAGATAAGTGCCATGTCTTCTTCCAAACTCTTAAGAAGCAAAGCCGACAAAGTTTTAAGTGGACGGAAGATT CTGTGTCTCCACATGCCGTAAGCTCGGCACTTGTCCGACGGGAAGGCCTTGAGGACCAACCAATCTACTTTTCTAGCCGAACCTTACTCCAAGCACAGACTAGATATTTGCCActggagaagcttcttctagcattggttaCAGCAGCTCGGAAACTGCTTCCTTATTTTCAAGAGCACCCCATCATAGTTCTCACGGAGTTTCCACTTAAAAATCTCTTGAGGAAGGCTGACCTATCAAGCAGAGTATCTCAATGGGCGgtcgaattagcaaattttgatatccactTTGAGCCTCGAACTGCAATCAAGGCCCAAGTATTGGTAGACTTCATTGCTGAATTCACCCCAGGAAGCCCGGACGAGGAAACATTGGTCAAGCCTACTTATGGGATGCTAGAACAACAAGAGGCTCGGAAAGCTTGGAACTTATTCAGCGGAGACGTTTGGAAGTTGCACGTTGACGGggcatcaaacagcaacggCGCGGGTGCAGGGGTTGTCTTT CTGATCGTCAATCAAGTAACAGGTGATTATGAAGCCCGGGACCCAAGAATGATAAAGTATCAAGCTACGGCTCTAGAGCTAATTAGAGGGTTCAAAGGATtccaaatcgaacagatcaacagagagaacaacgctCATGCCGACGCTCTAGCAAGTTTGGcctcggcaagcaaagcatTTGAATACCGACACATCAGCCTCGGCGAGATCCACCAGCCAAGCTTCGAAGTCTCGGAAGAAGTATTCAACATTTCCctcggcccaagttggatggatgaaatcgtctcGTTCCTCAAAGACGATACGCTACCCtcggacaaaaaggaggcccaccgtgTACGCAGTAAAGCAGCCAACTATTGGATCTCTGAGCACGGCCAACTCTACAGAAAAAACTTCACAGGGCCATATCTACGAGTGGTTCATCCAACCGAGGTCCCAATTATTTTAACCGAACTTCACTCTGGAAGCTGCG ccgagCCATTAGTCACAACGACTGAAGCAGACATTCGGCGATTCGTTTGGAGGAACATCGTCACGaggttcggcgtgccttatgCAATCGTTTCGGATAACGGCTCCCAATTCGTGGGCAAAGAGTTAACTGGACTCTGTGCTGAGTTCGGAATTAGATTCTTTaattcaaccccatcctacccccaAGGTAACGGCCAGGCCGAAGCCACGAACAAGACTGTCTGCGCTGGTATCAAACGTCGGCTGGACTCtaaacgaggaaaatgggccgaagaaCTGCCTCGGGTCCTTTGGGCCTATCGCTCCACTTCAAGACGTTCCActggccaaactccctttgcaatggccttcggcatggaggctgtcATCCCACTCAAATCAAGGTTCCCAACCCTGCGCACTGAAACTTTTGATTCAGAAACCAACAATGATGCAGTGGCAACCGAGCTTATTTTAGCcgaagaaaagcgagacgatGCCCAGCTCAAGTTAGCCAACTATCAGCAGGAAGTCACTCGGGGCTACAATCGAAGCGTAAGGCTTAAGAAGTTCAGAACCGACGACTGGGTCTGGCGGAAGGTTGTCCAAGCCAACCAGAAGACAAAATTTAAACcgaattgggaaggaccctacagg GAAGGCCTACCTTTGAAGTCTCTCATCGGTCTCAATCTATCACAGCAGCTCTCAAGTCTATtacttttctctttccaaaataCTGTACTTGTTTTGaccatcttttatttaatggAAAGTCTATCCTACTTCTGA